A genomic segment from Blastopirellula marina encodes:
- a CDS encoding alpha-amylase family glycosyl hydrolase: MIGTTEQHETLQQHLTRMYGEAAATDVLPRLVELIESYSTKIPEPKRTGWDETDIVLITYADQIYGPDKKPLAILKDFLVHHGYQHLLNTVHLLPFFPYTSDDGFSVVDYYQVDPNSGTWDDLHSLAEEFNLAFDMVANHCSQKCQWFQKYLQGEKPYDEYFIDVDPSTDLSQVVRPRALPLLSPYESSTGKKHVWTTFSADQVDLNYGSPEVLLAMTDVLLFYVQNGARVVRLDAIAFLWKTIGTSCLHLNETHEAVKLWRTVTEMVAPHVLLLTETNVPHAENISYFGLADEAHMVYQFSLPPLLLDAYLNEDASTLSQWMESLYDIPTGTTYFNFTASHDGIGVRPLEGLVSQERLDKLVHATQARGGLVGMRTMPDGSQKPYELNITYVDALGEPEGFGPEHHAVRFLASQAIMLAMKGIPGIYFHSLVGTQNHLGGVEESGIPRRINRRKYERLELENQISQHETLQNRIFHGYQNLIAKRIEQSAFHPDGPSEVFHTGNKAIFGFKRTSPDRSQTILVLANLTDKLQGLPLSNPKLQPLTYDLISDQYVVESHGITLDPYQIVWLTEPDE, encoded by the coding sequence ATGATCGGCACGACAGAACAACACGAAACGCTTCAGCAGCACCTGACCCGCATGTATGGCGAGGCCGCTGCTACCGATGTTCTGCCGCGTCTGGTTGAGTTGATCGAGTCGTATTCCACGAAGATCCCCGAGCCCAAGCGAACCGGCTGGGACGAAACCGACATCGTCCTGATCACCTACGCCGACCAGATCTACGGCCCCGACAAGAAACCACTAGCCATCCTCAAGGACTTTCTGGTCCATCATGGCTATCAGCACCTGCTCAATACGGTTCACCTGCTGCCGTTCTTCCCATACACATCGGACGACGGTTTCTCGGTGGTCGACTACTACCAGGTCGATCCCAACTCCGGAACTTGGGACGACCTGCACTCGCTAGCCGAAGAGTTCAACCTGGCCTTCGACATGGTCGCCAATCACTGCTCGCAGAAGTGCCAGTGGTTCCAGAAGTATCTCCAAGGCGAGAAGCCGTACGATGAGTACTTCATCGATGTCGACCCGAGTACCGACCTCAGTCAGGTCGTCCGGCCGCGGGCACTGCCGCTGTTGTCGCCCTACGAGTCCTCGACTGGTAAGAAGCATGTCTGGACGACGTTCAGTGCCGATCAGGTCGACCTGAATTACGGCAGTCCGGAAGTCTTGCTGGCGATGACCGACGTGCTGCTGTTTTATGTGCAGAATGGGGCTCGGGTGGTTCGTCTGGATGCGATCGCGTTTCTGTGGAAGACGATCGGCACCAGTTGTTTGCACCTGAACGAAACCCACGAGGCGGTCAAGTTGTGGCGAACCGTTACCGAGATGGTCGCCCCGCACGTGCTGCTGCTGACCGAAACGAATGTGCCGCATGCCGAGAACATCAGCTACTTTGGCCTGGCCGACGAAGCGCACATGGTCTATCAGTTCAGCCTGCCGCCGCTGCTGCTGGATGCGTACTTGAACGAAGACGCATCGACCCTCAGCCAGTGGATGGAGTCGCTGTACGATATCCCCACCGGCACCACCTACTTCAACTTCACCGCCTCGCACGATGGCATCGGCGTGCGACCGCTGGAAGGGCTGGTATCGCAGGAGCGACTCGACAAGCTGGTACACGCCACCCAGGCTCGCGGAGGCCTGGTCGGTATGCGAACGATGCCGGACGGTTCGCAGAAGCCGTACGAATTGAACATTACCTATGTCGATGCTCTGGGTGAGCCGGAGGGCTTCGGCCCCGAGCATCATGCCGTGCGGTTCCTGGCATCGCAGGCCATCATGCTGGCCATGAAGGGAATCCCCGGCATTTACTTCCACAGCCTGGTCGGTACCCAGAATCACTTAGGCGGCGTCGAAGAAAGCGGCATTCCCCGGCGGATCAATCGCCGCAAGTACGAGCGACTGGAACTCGAAAACCAGATCAGCCAGCACGAGACGCTGCAGAACCGCATCTTCCATGGCTATCAGAACCTGATCGCCAAACGCATCGAGCAGTCGGCATTTCATCCCGACGGGCCGAGCGAAGTTTTTCACACCGGGAATAAAGCGATCTTTGGATTCAAGCGAACGTCGCCCGATCGCTCGCAAACGATTCTCGTTCTGGCAAACCTGACCGATAAATTGCAAGGTCTGCCATTGAGCAATCCCAAATTACAGCCGTTGACCTACGATCTGATCAGCGATCAATACGTGGTCGAGTCACACGGTATCACGCTCGATCCCTATCAAATCGTGTGGCTCACCGAGCCTGACGAGTAG
- a CDS encoding serine/threonine-protein kinase, giving the protein MTPDDYQRLCKAFEKAIQLPLDQRDTWLSEAFADRADLGEEVRRMLANDENSALDNSPLHEHLAVDNLTPATVDLDPEKTVHSSRRADRVESVPGYELIDELGRGGMGVVFKARQLSPDRVVAVKMILSGQFASAQEIQRFRAEAEAAANLSHAGIVPIYEVGHHQGRHFFSMGYVEGRSLADVIRQGGLTPEQIAELVLEIAQAMAHAHSMGIVHRDLKPSNILIDADGHPRVTDFGLAKRMDGNSEMTYSGQILGSPGYMAPEQAAGKNHQIDQATDIYGLGAILYALLTGKPPFAATNILEAIDQICTVNPVSPRKLNWSVPRPLETICLKCMHKTPAARYRSMKELAADLQSYLQHEPIRAKPLGMGERIIYWARRKPGLASTLACVLLFFIYHVISSYILHEPVSARPWFRVASVLFAIAFSVAAWFFQRMYEKPSTRNAAIYAWMTWNFVLLTGLLFLVHGAASPLSLIYLLLVAASATLYEKGLVGYTMTLAAAGYLTHVIVGATLRPVGYVDFFDATVMMMSILILGMIQYFVVRRIRRTMDEE; this is encoded by the coding sequence ATGACACCGGACGATTACCAGCGACTGTGCAAGGCTTTCGAGAAGGCAATTCAATTGCCGCTCGACCAGCGCGATACATGGCTGTCGGAAGCCTTCGCCGATCGTGCCGACCTGGGCGAAGAAGTCCGCCGCATGCTGGCCAACGACGAGAACTCGGCGCTGGACAATTCTCCTCTGCACGAACACCTGGCCGTTGATAATCTCACCCCGGCCACTGTCGACCTCGATCCCGAGAAAACGGTCCATAGCTCGCGAAGAGCTGACCGAGTCGAATCGGTCCCAGGCTACGAACTGATCGACGAGTTGGGCCGTGGCGGCATGGGGGTCGTCTTCAAGGCGCGGCAGTTGTCGCCGGATCGCGTCGTGGCGGTGAAGATGATCCTTTCCGGCCAGTTCGCCTCGGCTCAGGAGATCCAACGCTTTCGCGCCGAAGCGGAAGCCGCTGCGAATCTATCGCACGCCGGGATCGTCCCCATCTACGAAGTAGGGCACCATCAAGGGCGGCACTTCTTCTCGATGGGGTACGTCGAAGGACGCAGCCTGGCCGATGTGATTCGCCAAGGGGGACTCACGCCTGAGCAGATCGCCGAACTGGTTCTCGAGATCGCCCAGGCCATGGCCCACGCGCACTCGATGGGGATCGTGCATCGCGACTTGAAGCCGTCGAACATCTTGATCGATGCCGATGGCCATCCGCGCGTCACCGACTTCGGCCTGGCCAAGCGGATGGATGGCAATTCCGAGATGACTTACTCCGGGCAGATCCTTGGTTCCCCGGGCTACATGGCCCCCGAGCAGGCCGCCGGTAAAAACCATCAAATCGATCAGGCCACCGACATTTATGGCCTCGGTGCGATCCTGTACGCCCTGCTGACCGGCAAGCCGCCATTCGCCGCGACCAACATTCTGGAAGCGATCGATCAGATATGCACGGTGAATCCGGTCTCGCCGCGCAAGCTTAACTGGAGCGTTCCGCGTCCGCTGGAAACGATTTGTCTGAAGTGCATGCACAAGACCCCTGCGGCGCGGTATCGCAGCATGAAGGAGCTTGCTGCCGACCTGCAGTCGTACCTGCAGCACGAGCCGATCCGGGCCAAGCCGCTGGGCATGGGCGAGCGGATCATCTACTGGGCGCGGCGCAAGCCTGGCCTAGCCAGTACGCTGGCGTGCGTGCTGCTGTTCTTCATCTATCACGTGATTAGTTCGTACATCCTGCACGAACCGGTCTCGGCCCGCCCCTGGTTTCGCGTGGCGTCGGTGTTGTTCGCGATCGCCTTTTCGGTGGCGGCCTGGTTCTTTCAGCGAATGTACGAAAAGCCCAGCACGCGCAACGCAGCCATCTATGCCTGGATGACGTGGAACTTTGTGCTGCTCACCGGGCTGTTGTTCCTGGTGCATGGCGCTGCGAGTCCGTTGAGTTTGATCTACCTGCTGCTGGTCGCGGCCAGCGCCACCCTCTACGAGAAAGGGCTGGTCGGCTACACGATGACCTTGGCCGCCGCTGGCTACCTGACCCATGTGATTGTCGGAGCAACCCTTCGCCCAGTCGGCTACGTCGATTTCTTCGACGCCACGGTGATGATGATGTCGATCCTCATCCTGGGCATGATCCAATACTTCGTCGTCCGTCGCATCCGCCGCACTATGGATGAGGAGTAA
- a CDS encoding HAD family hydrolase, producing MFDIYGTLLVSGSGDVGTAMEMTKGDALEAAWEASGIQSKVPAEEMIARFYEVIQDDHKIATKRGTSYPEVVIEEIWEKVFDAPLRCGQIELPCDFDMKLFALEFETRVNPVWPMPGLREVIGALQQQDYTLGIISNAQYFTPKIVETFLDSTLEENGFKPENCFFSYEHRVAKPGTDLYVAAAKSLADQQIEARHTLYVGNDMLNDIQPASQIGMKTALFAGDRRSLRLRKDDARMLPIHPDVTLTRLSDILACLPR from the coding sequence TTGTTCGATATCTACGGCACCCTGCTGGTGAGCGGCAGCGGTGATGTGGGGACCGCAATGGAGATGACCAAGGGGGATGCCCTGGAAGCGGCCTGGGAGGCAAGCGGCATCCAAAGCAAAGTGCCTGCCGAGGAGATGATTGCGCGATTTTACGAGGTGATTCAGGATGATCACAAAATTGCCACTAAAAGAGGCACTTCTTATCCCGAGGTCGTGATCGAAGAAATTTGGGAAAAAGTTTTTGATGCTCCCCTGCGTTGCGGGCAGATCGAATTGCCGTGCGATTTCGATATGAAACTGTTCGCATTGGAGTTCGAGACGCGTGTGAATCCGGTGTGGCCGATGCCCGGCTTGCGCGAGGTGATCGGCGCGCTGCAACAGCAGGACTACACATTGGGAATCATCAGTAATGCCCAGTACTTCACGCCAAAAATCGTGGAAACGTTCCTGGATTCAACGCTTGAGGAAAATGGTTTCAAGCCGGAGAACTGTTTTTTCTCGTACGAGCATCGCGTCGCCAAGCCAGGGACTGATCTTTATGTGGCCGCTGCGAAAAGTTTAGCCGACCAACAGATCGAGGCGCGGCATACTCTCTATGTTGGCAACGACATGCTAAACGACATCCAACCGGCATCGCAGATTGGCATGAAAACTGCACTGTTCGCTGGAGATCGTCGTAGTCTTCGACTACGGAAGGACGATGCTCGAATGTTGCCAATACACCCTGACGTGACGCTCACTAGACTTTCCGACATTTTGGCTTGCCTTCCGAGATAA
- a CDS encoding sigma-70 family RNA polymerase sigma factor, producing MSDDVESLLASLSSGKRDAADKLLPILYQELKGIANQHMRNERADHTLQATALVHEAFLKLVDQNRVEWKGKAHFCAVASNIMRRILVDHARTKNAAKRGKGAQRITLEEGLVAGDPQNNVDLVELDELLTELAELNPRHAKIIEMRYFAGMTVEETAAALDVSVSTVKGDWRMAKAWLTARLDDGSQTDNS from the coding sequence ATGAGCGATGACGTCGAAAGTTTGCTGGCATCACTTTCTAGCGGCAAACGCGATGCGGCCGATAAACTGCTGCCGATTCTCTACCAGGAATTGAAGGGAATCGCCAATCAGCACATGCGCAACGAACGCGCCGATCACACGCTGCAGGCCACGGCCTTGGTGCATGAAGCGTTCTTGAAACTCGTTGATCAGAATCGTGTCGAGTGGAAAGGAAAAGCGCACTTCTGTGCCGTCGCTTCGAATATCATGCGGCGCATCCTTGTCGATCATGCCCGCACCAAGAACGCGGCTAAGCGGGGCAAAGGAGCCCAGCGGATCACCCTGGAAGAAGGTCTCGTTGCCGGAGACCCCCAGAACAACGTCGACCTGGTTGAGCTCGACGAACTGCTTACCGAACTGGCCGAGCTGAACCCACGCCACGCCAAGATCATCGAGATGCGCTACTTCGCCGGAATGACCGTCGAAGAAACCGCTGCAGCCCTGGACGTTTCCGTATCGACCGTCAAAGGAGATTGGCGCATGGCCAAAGCCTGGCTCACTGCCCGGTTGGATGACGGATCCCAAACAGACAATTCCTAG
- a CDS encoding glycosyl transferase, with translation MSDFIQLGPISTLHDFGTLGSEQLERTLEDATSEYPMGLILPVTASDMRAPAFSTIMDQLEGTKFLKTVVVVLNRAPDVEDYRECRRLTSKLGNMCRVLWNDGPRGQASFQQLTDAGFNVSVPGKGRAVWTAFGYLLADPEIKAMALHDCDIVNYHRDMLMRLCLPMAHRGFDFDFCKAYYARVTDRMHGRVVRLLVTPLLRSLIRVLGNDDFLIFLNSFRYPLSGEFAVTSTLVRANRIPSDWGLEVGTLAEVFRNTAPKRICQIDLGHPYEHKHQPISLDDANRGLMKMTADILHSIYRTLSSRGIVFSMGMFNTLESAYLRDAQDAIRQYHADAVINGLEFDRHIEEHSVEGFARMITQCGQEFFENPVMAHEMPTWTRVRSAIPDFPHTLRRSVEADSAEFT, from the coding sequence TTGTCCGACTTCATTCAACTTGGCCCCATATCAACGCTACACGATTTCGGAACGCTTGGTTCCGAACAGTTGGAACGCACGCTCGAAGATGCTACTAGCGAATATCCGATGGGGCTGATCCTACCGGTGACTGCCAGCGACATGCGTGCCCCGGCGTTCTCGACCATTATGGATCAACTGGAAGGAACAAAATTCCTTAAGACAGTCGTCGTGGTGCTGAACCGCGCACCTGATGTCGAGGACTACCGCGAGTGTCGCCGACTCACTTCCAAGCTCGGTAACATGTGCCGCGTACTCTGGAACGATGGTCCGCGCGGCCAGGCGTCGTTTCAACAACTGACCGACGCAGGCTTTAACGTTTCGGTCCCCGGAAAGGGACGCGCCGTTTGGACGGCGTTTGGTTATCTACTGGCCGATCCTGAAATCAAAGCAATGGCGCTGCACGACTGCGACATCGTGAACTACCACCGCGACATGCTGATGCGGCTATGCTTGCCAATGGCCCACCGCGGTTTCGACTTCGACTTTTGCAAAGCGTACTATGCCCGTGTCACCGATCGCATGCACGGGCGAGTGGTTCGCTTGCTGGTGACACCCCTGTTGCGTTCGCTGATTCGCGTGCTGGGGAACGATGACTTCCTGATCTTCTTGAATAGCTTCCGCTATCCGCTTTCTGGCGAGTTCGCCGTGACATCGACGCTGGTGCGTGCCAATCGCATCCCGAGCGATTGGGGCCTGGAAGTGGGAACGCTGGCGGAGGTCTTTCGCAACACGGCTCCCAAGCGTATTTGTCAGATCGACCTGGGACACCCGTACGAACACAAGCATCAGCCGATCTCGCTGGACGATGCCAACCGCGGCCTAATGAAGATGACCGCCGACATCTTGCACAGCATCTACCGCACGCTATCGAGCCGCGGCATTGTCTTCAGCATGGGGATGTTCAACACGCTGGAATCGGCCTACCTGCGTGATGCCCAGGATGCCATTCGTCAGTACCATGCCGACGCGGTGATCAACGGCCTGGAGTTCGATCGCCATATCGAAGAGCATTCCGTCGAAGGCTTTGCCCGCATGATCACGCAGTGCGGACAAGAGTTCTTCGAGAATCCGGTAATGGCTCACGAGATGCCGACCTGGACACGCGTTCGCAGCGCGATCCCTGACTTCCCGCATACGCTACGGAGATCGGTGGAAGCGGACTCGGCGGAGTTTACGTAG
- a CDS encoding glycosyltransferase family 4 protein, which produces MNVSDTAGHNIGFVGTRFAGTDGVSLEAAKWAKVLWDYKHVSYWYGGKMDTDPDITSLVPHAYFGHPDIQWINRRIFGTTTRDPEVTRRIFALAEYLKHTLYEFTRRFNIEVMIVQNALCIPMNVPLGVAITMFIAETGFPTIAHHHDFYWERDRFSVNGINDILSMAFPPTLPSIQHVTINLPGQADLSHRKGQSSILVPNVLDFEDPPVNDDYPLSFKEDIGLSDDDFVILQPTRVVPRKGIEHAISLVNALNNPKYKLVVTHESGDEGDEYMNALQEMAERQNVDLRFVADRVGEVRGTDREGRKIYTLGDCYAAADFISYPSLYEGFGNALIEAFYFKKPVLVNRYSIFVTDIEPKGFKVVTMDGYLTKDVVTQVRNLMEDEAYRQEVVEHNFELGKRFFSYSVLKRKLRALVTNFTGMDDL; this is translated from the coding sequence ATGAACGTATCTGATACCGCAGGGCACAACATCGGTTTCGTAGGAACACGCTTCGCTGGGACCGATGGTGTCTCGTTAGAGGCGGCCAAATGGGCCAAGGTCCTTTGGGATTACAAGCATGTCAGTTACTGGTACGGCGGGAAAATGGATACCGATCCCGATATTACCAGCCTGGTTCCCCATGCTTATTTTGGTCATCCCGACATACAATGGATTAATCGGCGTATCTTCGGCACGACGACTCGTGATCCGGAAGTTACGCGGCGGATATTCGCGTTGGCCGAGTATCTCAAACACACGTTGTACGAATTCACTCGTCGCTTCAACATCGAGGTGATGATCGTGCAAAATGCGCTCTGCATTCCGATGAACGTTCCTCTGGGCGTGGCCATCACCATGTTCATCGCCGAGACGGGTTTCCCCACGATCGCGCATCATCACGACTTTTACTGGGAACGCGATCGCTTTTCGGTCAACGGCATCAACGACATCCTCAGCATGGCCTTCCCGCCGACGCTGCCGTCGATTCAACACGTGACGATCAACCTGCCAGGCCAGGCAGACCTTTCGCACCGCAAAGGTCAATCGTCGATTCTTGTTCCCAACGTGCTCGACTTCGAAGACCCACCGGTCAACGACGACTACCCACTTAGCTTTAAGGAAGACATCGGCCTTTCCGACGATGACTTCGTGATCCTGCAGCCAACCCGCGTGGTGCCGCGTAAGGGGATCGAGCACGCGATCTCGCTAGTCAATGCGCTTAATAACCCCAAGTACAAGCTGGTGGTCACGCACGAGTCTGGCGACGAAGGGGATGAATATATGAATGCCCTGCAAGAGATGGCCGAGCGTCAAAACGTCGATCTGCGTTTCGTGGCCGATCGTGTCGGAGAAGTGCGGGGCACCGACCGCGAAGGACGCAAGATCTATACGCTGGGCGATTGTTACGCCGCAGCCGACTTCATCAGTTACCCGAGCCTGTACGAAGGATTTGGTAACGCACTGATCGAAGCGTTTTACTTCAAAAAGCCAGTCCTGGTGAATCGTTACTCGATCTTTGTTACCGACATCGAGCCCAAGGGCTTTAAGGTGGTGACGATGGATGGGTATCTGACCAAGGACGTCGTCACCCAAGTACGCAACCTGATGGAAGACGAAGCGTATCGCCAGGAAGTGGTCGAACACAACTTCGAACTCGGCAAACGCTTTTTCAGTTACTCGGTACTTAAACGCAAACTGCGAGCCCTGGTGACCAACTTCACCGGGATGGATGATTTATAG